Genomic DNA from Anolis sagrei isolate rAnoSag1 chromosome 12, rAnoSag1.mat, whole genome shotgun sequence:
CTTCCTACTTGGAAGGAAACACTTGCTGGAGTACATTGTCCTTGTCAGCCCTTTGGAATCGTATGATTCGTTCCATCGCTAATTCACCAAACTGCTGCTTGGGAGTCCGGCGGAGTGTCCTTACTTCTCTGGAcatagatggtcatctgtcgggagggatcagacgGTGCCTTCCTGCTTGGTAGAAAAGTGGacagactggatgtcctttgggtgtcccttccaaATAATATAATTCATTCCGTCGTCTGCTTGGGCATCTGGcggagtctccttccttctctggacgtggatggtcatctgtcgggagggatcggatggtgccttcctactTGGTAGAAAAGGGGacagattggatggcctttgggggtccattCCAAATCATATATTCATTCCATCGTCTGCTTGGGCGTCCGGCGGagtgtccttccttctctggatgtggatggtcatctgtcgggagggatcagatggtgccttcgTGCTCCTTTCCAGCTCTGGACTGCTGTGTCGGTCCTTCTGTCCAGAGATGGGGATGTCCCTTCTGTCCGAAGGGCATCTGTGCAGACCGGGCAGTGACCCCGGTCCGGTTCCGGACAGAACGGCATCTGTGCAGACCCGTGTTCGGTTCTAAGCGGTCCGAGTCCCGGCCTTACTTGGCCAGGAGGAAGTAGTGGGCATTGGCCACGTCGAAGGGACCCCCCTGCCCCGGTCCTGGAGGGCCGTCGGCCGGACTTTCGCAGAATTGGGGCTGGGGGGACGGAGGGAGCAACGGGGAGGCGCTCAGGGGGCACTCGGGGGCTCCGGCCGTGGCAAAAGGGGCCAAAGCGTAGGACGGCTTCCTCTCGTTGGACGGACGCTTCCTccacctgaaataataataacaacaacaacaacaataataataatgtaaacaaTAGGAATGAGAATCAGgtctgggccaacttcggccctccctccaggggttttggactccaactcccatcattcctaacagcctaccggctgttaggaatgatggaagttggagtccaaaacccctggagggagggccaaagttggcccagagTTGCGTCCATCTCGGTCCGAAGTCCAAGTCCTCACCGGAAGGCCACCAGGAGCAGGACCACCAAGGCCAGGACCACGGCCGCGATGACCGTCACCACCAGCAGCGTCCAGCCAGGGAGCGGCGCCATGGATCGCTTGACTGGAAagtaaggaagcaaagaaggagcgTTAAGTAGTCTCAAGGGCGGAACTAGAAACATGTAAGCACCATGGACAGCGACAGGAAGGACTACAGAGCCCAACGTCCTCACCGCTGGGGTCCCCCACTTCCCGCGGCGTTTCCAGGCTGACCAAGCTGACCAGTGGATCTCCACTTGGAGCCTGCAAGGAAGGAAACACAGACAGGCTGGAGAACGGCGCTGGACGAGTGACCACAACAAcgacaataataatagataacaaataataataaataataatagcaaataataatgataataaataagaACTAATAAGAAGTAAtgatagataataaataataatacatagaaattaataataataataaataacaaataataattaatactaataaataacaactaataataataaatagcaaataataatgagaataaatAAGAACTAATAAGAACTAAtgatagataataaataataataaatagcaataaataaataataaataataactaataataataaataacaaataataattaatactaataaataacatataataataaatacgaAATAATATTGATaactaataactaataataataaataataatggattAACAGATaacaagtaataacaataataataaatactaataaataacaaataataactaatactaataaataataataataataataactaataataataaataatgaataataatattaatgacaACTAATAATAGaagtagcaaataataataactaataataaataacatataataaataataactagctaatagcaaataatataataagtaataactaataataataaatattactaataaaCAATAAAGAATTAACAAATaacaagtaataaaaataataacaaataataaataataaataataattaatactaataaaaacaaataataataatcaatagcaaataataatgataataactaataataataaataacataaataataaattaataataactaACAAATAGCAAAGAATAATGATAGTaactaataactaataataataaataacatataataagaaataataataactaacaaataaataataatgataataactaataataataaaaataaataatactaataaataacaaataattaacaaataataagtaataacaataataataactaataataataaataactaatcATAATTAATAATGAAAATAACTAATAACAAATAATGATaaccaataaaaaataataacaaatgataaacaaataataacaaataataaataatgatgataaataataatagcaaataataaataaaatggtgataaataataataataataataacacatactaataattactaataagaacaaataataaacaataacaaataatattaaGAAATATTGTACCTTTGAAGCATTTGTCACGGTTTCCAGTTCCAGGTCTTTGGGTTCTGAAAGTGGAAAGATTCCCGTTCAACACAATgcgagggttggactagatgccctttgggggtccctctccCAGTGGAGTCCCTTTCCCTGGAGGGTTCCAAACAGAGGCAGGGtagccatctgtcgagagggataGGATTGTGTCCCCCCTTGTGgctggagggggttggactagatgcccccgGGGGGCCCCACTCCTCCGGCCTACCTGTCCAGGGCGTGGCGACATCTTCGTGGCTCCATTCGCTCCACTCTCCGTGGTTGAACTGTTCTCGGCAGCGCAGCTGAACGGCGTGCGCGCGGCCCTTCAGGGCGTCCGAAATGACATATGAGGAGGCGTGGGGAAGGCACACCTGCCGGACAGAGAACGGCAACACCTGACGATTATTTGGCCCCAGATGTGTGCAgccagggccggccctaggtaaggCCACAGTGAGAAGTTCTGCTAACCACCACTGTGTGagaagcgcctcaagagcacccctggacaACATGCAGCATACCGCAAGCGCTTACTGTGCGTAGTGGTTGCGCCGCCCCTGTGTTCAGCCTTCATTCAGCTCTGAAGTCTCGGAGCGGCACTTCACATTTTTTGCTATTTCTACAAGCTACAGaaaactatttacaagaacagccCAAGACACATCTTTCTAGGTTGCTGaaagtttttccgggctatatggccatgatctagaggcattctctcctgatgtttcgcctgcatctatggcaagcatcctcagaggtagtgaggtctgttggaagtaggacaatgggtttatatatctgtggaatgaccagggtgggacaaaggactcttgtctgctggagctaggtgtgaatgtttcaactgaccaccttcattggcatataatggcctggcagtgcctggagcaaacatttGTTGAGTGGTGAtgtccttgggttgttgtaggttttttcgggctatatggccatgttctagaggcattctctcctgacattttgcctgcatctatggcaagcatcctcagaggttgtgaggtctgttggaagtaggaaaaaggggtttatatatctgtgggatgaccagggtggggcaaaggactcttgtctgctggagctaggtgtgaatgtttcaactgaccaccttcattagcatataatggcctggcagtgcctggggcaatcttttgttgagtggtgatgtccttgggttgttgtaggttttttcgggctatagggccatgttctagagggattctctcctgacgtttcgcctgcatctatggcaagcatcctcagaggtagtgaggtctgttggaactagggaaatgggtttatatatctgtggaatgaccagggtgggacaaaggagtcttttcaaggtggtcagttgaaacattcacaccttgctccaacagaggtgtgaatgtttgaactgaccaccttgattagcatttgatagcctggcagtgcctggggcaatcttttgttgagaggtgattagatgtcactgattgttttccctctgctgttttgctgttgtaattttagagtttttttaatgctgggagccagattttgttcattttcatggtttcctcctttctgttgacattgtccacatgcttcttgtgggtttcaatggcttctctgtgtagcctgacatggtggttgttggtgtggtccagcatttctgtgttctcaaataatctgctgtgtccaggctggttcctcaggtgctctgctatggctgacttctctggttgaaggagtctgcagtgccttacgtgttccttgatgcgtgtctgggcaatgcggctgcgtttggtggtccctctggagacttcttgtccacagctgcatggtacacaatggtggactcctgcagaggtgagaggatccctcttgtcctttggttggatgttcttggtgggtctggagatagtgtgtatgtttgtgtttcctcctcagcttccttctgcggtcagtggttcccttgatgtctggcaagaacactttccctttgggtggatcttcatcttgactctcgtggcttcttctcggtggtcttgcagctcttttgatgtctgaggtggggtctccattggcctggagagcccagttgagggggttcagttcatcttggttcatctcagcccggtcatagctaacttctacatggaacactttgaaaaacaagccctggagacagcaaccaaaaagtccacgatatggttcagagatgtggatgacaccttcaccatttggagccatggagaagaagaactcaacaggttcctggaccatctcaacagcatccacccaaacatatggttcagagatgtggatgacaccttcaccctttggggccatggaggagaagaactcaacacgttcctggaccatctcaacagcatccacccaaacatatggttcagagatgtggatgacaccttcaccatttggagccatggagaagaagaactcaacaggttcctggaccatctgaacagcatccaccctaacatccatttcaccatggaaaaagaaaaggaaggaagactgccttttctagatgtcctagtcatccgtaaaccagatcaacaattgggtcacaccatctacagaaaacccacacacacacagagatatctacatcaaaactccaaccatcacccaagtcaaaaaagaagcactattcaagccttggcagaccgtgccaaaagaatctgggaagcccacctcctccaagatgaactgaaccccctcaactgggcttcacaggccaatggagactccacctcagacatcagaagagctgcaagaccaccgagaagaagccacaagagtcaagatgaagatccacccaaagggaaagtgttcttgccagacatcaagggaaccactgaccgcagagggaagctgaggaggaaacacaacatacacactatctccagacccaccaagaacatccaaccaaaggacaagagggatcctctcacctctgcaggagtctaccattgtgtaccatgcagctgtggacaagaagtctccagggGGACCACCAAACATATTGCATGATTGCAGTATAACACATCCTGCTTCTGAAggtgagcaataataataatactgctattaatagtagtagtagtagtagtagtagtagtagtattgcatTCTTATTGCCTGCTTGCAGGGTGGGGCCTTCTCCTTCGGCAGGTGAGCCAGGTGTGTCCCTACCTGGGAGTAGTTGTGGGCGCCCTGGGGCCGGTAGCGCAGCTGGAAGCCGAGGCGGTAGAAGGTGGGTCCCCAGGAGCGCGGGTAGGACCAGCTCACCCGCAGCTGACGCGGGCAGCCCTCCACCGCACTGACCGTCACATTGTCCGGAGGGTCCGGCTTCACTGCGGAGAGACACAGACAGGGAGGTCCATTAGGAATCATAGAAGCCATGGGAGGggtccccagaggccatccagtccatccccactTCTACCAGGGAGGCAGACTGTGtctaatccctcccgacagatgcccatccagccatagagacaTTCACAGAAGCCATGGGAGTTGGGAGGGGTCcctagaggtcatccagtccacccccactTCTACTAGGGAGGGagacaccatctaatccctcccaacagatgcccatccagcctcagaGACATTGGCGGGTTCATGCAGAAATAGGGACCCTCAGGGGTCATCCCCATTTCTTCCAGGAAGAAAGATACCACCTAATCcctcctgacatatggccatccatcCGCAGAGACATTCTCAGGTTCTTGCAGAAAAAGGGCCATGGAATCAAAGGTTTCTAGTGTTGGAAGGGGTCccgaaaggccatccagtccatccctacTTCTTCTACCAGGAAGGGAGATaccatctaatccctcccgacaggtggccatatAGACATTCTCAGGTTCTTGCAGAAATAGTGCTATAAAATCTAAGACTCCTAGTTAGAAGGGTCCctcaaatgccatccagtccatccctgcTTCTTCCAGGAAGGGagacaccatctaatccctcccgacaggtggccatccatccTCAGAGACATTCTCAGGTTCACGCAGAAATAAAGCATGAAATCATAGGAGTCTAGAGttagaaggggtccccaaaggccatgcagCCCATCCCTGCTTCTACCAGGAAGGGagacaccatctaatccctcccgacagatggccatctatccgcAGAGACATTCGCAGGTTCACACAGAAATAgggccatagaatcaaagatttctAGTGTAAGAAGGAgccctcagaggccatccagtccatccctgcTTCTACCAGGAAGGGagacaccatctaatccctcccggcagatggccatccaacccatCCAAAACCTATCgatgtctcaaccaattcagcatagcCGGTGACACCAAAGCAAAGTGACTTCCCAATGCAGCTGAGGCCAAGGTACATGTCAGGATTattgaaagtatgcatgtatgttttttcaatgtgtttcaatatgtttaacaatggtgttcatatgtattcaagatggattcaGTGATGTGCAATTGTATGCtggcattgttgttgtgtgagacagagagagaagagaCCTTGGCAGCAGAAGTAAGATCGCAAGCTCTCTCTGTCTGGGAAGAATTAGGGAGTCGCCGGCTTCCAGCCAAAGTGAaactgataagcagatgttccGTAACCGTACTCAAGTTGTGCTTTGTCATTCCTGTTGTGGTTCCTGATGAAGCTCGCTTGGAAGTAGACGTGTATTAAGATGTGCTAAGTAAacttttgttatttttgaaactggCCGACTGCAGTGTCCtgttttgtgtctgtgtgatctCGTAACCTCATCTCCGCTGCGCATAGAGCGggagggtctcactctgacaGTACTACGCACGCAGGGTTTCGGTGTTGAAGAACTTGTGCCGGGTGGCGGCTCCGGCCAGGGTGGCCAGGCAGACGGAGAGCCGGAGCTTGAggtcctccttctccttcaggCCTTGCGTCCGGCAGGAGAACTTCTGCGACTTGGCGTAATAGCGGCACGGGTGCGGGACGCGCTCTTGG
This window encodes:
- the IL6R gene encoding interleukin-6 receptor subunit alpha, producing the protein MRPGRLSLGTGLSSSMPLTPAACLLGVSMAPAVALTLLLAVALSALSMAQPCLKTAAPPNVVVARPDGNATLPCLDDGQLDNATEAYWTFEGRNVTSTLAGPAAPGRVLFLPRVHLNHSGSYTCHVGGHPSRTWRLAVEEPPEAPDFSCRQRSLNNEIICEWRAARTTSLRTKAKLWVQKGFFSQERVPHPCRYYAKSQKFSCRTQGLKEKEDLKLRLSVCLATLAGAATRHKFFNTETLLKPDPPDNVTVSAVEGCPRQLRVSWSYPRSWGPTFYRLGFQLRYRPQGAHNYSQVCLPHASSYVISDALKGRAHAVQLRCREQFNHGEWSEWSHEDVATPWTEPKDLELETVTNASKAPSGDPLVSLVSLETPREVGDPSVKRSMAPLPGWTLLVVTVIAAVVLALVVLLLVAFRWRKRPSNERKPSYALAPFATAGAPECPLSASPLLPPSPQPQFCESPADGPPGPGQGGPFDVANAHYFLLAK